Proteins encoded by one window of Nocardia goodfellowii:
- a CDS encoding ATP-binding protein, whose product MPKNVFVPALTDLQRGEIGTVEIPGGMRLHQLLDYETLVGADEFDFEDLLDRCRAQLRAFDGEVDAIIAHWDFPTSVIVPILAAEHGLPAPSLESVLRSEHKLWSRLLQRESVPECVPEFSAFDPFDPDALDHIDVAFPFWVKPIKSHSSQLGFKVSTPEEFAAATKRIRAEIGRIADPFDQALAHVRVPEEVRAAGARTCLAEQIVTGTQAAPEGSMFRGEYHVHGVFDMRKDANGHSFSHLDYPARTVPESVQQQMIDVTERYLRHAGYDNGCFNSEFMWDEETGKLWLIEVNTRISQSHSDLFAKVDGVSNHAVAIDVALGRRPEMPRRKGEFAVAAQCMVPRYEDGVVTRVPGPEQIDALRRRFPGTVVQLDVAPGDRLSELADQDSYRYKLATLYIGAADHDALEQRYQDCLEALTFEFEEVD is encoded by the coding sequence ATGCCGAAGAATGTTTTCGTTCCTGCCCTGACAGACCTACAACGCGGTGAGATCGGCACGGTCGAGATCCCCGGCGGCATGCGGTTGCACCAGCTGCTCGACTACGAGACCCTGGTCGGCGCCGACGAGTTCGACTTCGAGGACCTGCTCGACCGCTGCCGCGCCCAACTGCGCGCCTTCGACGGCGAGGTCGACGCCATCATCGCGCACTGGGACTTCCCGACCAGCGTGATCGTCCCGATCCTGGCGGCCGAGCACGGTCTGCCGGCACCGAGCCTGGAGAGTGTGCTCCGGTCGGAGCACAAGCTGTGGAGCCGGCTACTGCAGCGGGAGTCGGTGCCGGAATGCGTGCCCGAATTCAGTGCCTTCGACCCCTTCGACCCCGACGCGCTGGACCACATCGACGTGGCGTTCCCGTTCTGGGTCAAGCCGATCAAATCGCACTCCTCCCAGCTCGGATTCAAGGTGTCCACGCCTGAGGAGTTCGCGGCCGCCACCAAGCGCATCAGAGCCGAGATCGGCCGGATCGCGGACCCGTTCGACCAGGCCCTCGCCCACGTGCGGGTGCCCGAGGAAGTCCGCGCCGCCGGAGCCCGGACCTGTCTGGCCGAGCAGATCGTCACCGGTACGCAAGCCGCGCCGGAGGGGTCGATGTTCCGCGGTGAGTACCACGTGCACGGCGTGTTCGATATGCGCAAGGACGCCAACGGCCACAGCTTCTCCCACCTCGACTATCCGGCGCGCACCGTCCCGGAGTCGGTGCAGCAGCAGATGATCGACGTCACCGAGCGTTATCTGCGCCACGCCGGATACGACAACGGCTGTTTCAACTCCGAATTCATGTGGGACGAGGAGACCGGCAAGCTCTGGTTGATCGAGGTGAACACCCGGATCTCGCAGTCGCACAGCGACCTGTTCGCCAAGGTGGACGGTGTCTCCAACCATGCCGTCGCGATCGACGTCGCGCTGGGCCGGCGCCCCGAAATGCCCAGGAGGAAGGGCGAATTCGCGGTAGCTGCGCAGTGCATGGTGCCCCGGTACGAGGACGGTGTCGTCACCCGCGTGCCCGGCCCCGAGCAGATCGACGCGCTGCGACGGCGCTTTCCCGGCACCGTGGTGCAGCTCGACGTGGCGCCCGGCGATCGCCTGTCCGAACTGGCCGACCAGGACTCCTACCGCTACAAGCTCGCCACCCTGTACATCGGCGCGGCCGATCACGACGCGCTCGAGCAGCGCTATCAGGACTGCCTGGAGGCGTTGACATTCGAATTCGAGGAGGTCGACTGA
- a CDS encoding D-sedoheptulose-7-phosphate isomerase, whose translation MIEEHFAALRTALERNSGFAPIIRRWGRHLAEVFDDDGRLLACGNGGSAAEAQHLTAELVGRFRNERRPLSAIALHADTSAGTAIVNDYGEAEMFARQVRAHGRPGDVLVLLSTSGTSQNVVAAAKAAHDIGVTTWAITGPAPNPLAALCDEALAVEAPSTATVQEVHLVLVHALCTALDEALGVPT comes from the coding sequence GTGATCGAGGAGCATTTCGCGGCGTTACGCACAGCGCTGGAACGCAACAGCGGCTTCGCACCGATTATCCGCAGGTGGGGCCGGCATCTGGCCGAAGTGTTCGACGACGACGGCAGGTTGCTCGCCTGTGGCAATGGCGGCAGCGCCGCCGAAGCCCAGCACCTGACCGCGGAACTGGTCGGCCGCTTCCGCAACGAGCGGCGACCGCTGTCGGCGATCGCCCTGCACGCCGACACGTCGGCGGGGACGGCGATCGTCAACGACTACGGCGAAGCGGAGATGTTCGCCCGTCAGGTCCGGGCGCACGGCAGGCCCGGCGACGTTCTTGTGCTGTTGTCCACCAGCGGCACCAGTCAGAACGTCGTCGCGGCGGCGAAAGCCGCGCACGACATCGGCGTCACCACCTGGGCGATCACCGGACCCGCGCCGAATCCCCTGGCGGCGCTGTGCGATGAGGCGCTGGCCGTCGAAGCGCCGAGCACCGCCACCGTCCAGGAGGTGCACCTGGTCTTGGTGCATGCCCTGTGCACAGCGCTCGACGAAGCGTTGGGGGTGCCGACATGA
- a CDS encoding UDP-glucose dehydrogenase family protein: MGNRVGVVGAGYVGLTSAACLAHLGHHVVCVDNDDTKVDALRAGTVSIVEPGLPELVRENLAENRLVFTTDPGELRECEVVLLCLPTPMGAGGTADLGILENALDALAPVLAPECVLVTKSTVPVGTAARIRAGLADRPIVSNPEFLREGRAVEDFLSPDRVLIGADEPDREAADRVAALYAGTGAPVLRSDSASAELAKYASNAFLAVKLSFVNTLAELCEQVGADITKVTEAMGLDDRIGPAFLAPGPGWGGSCLPKDTRALLRGAEATGVDFALVRDALRANDYQRALVMRKVRRAVTGAVDGSLAKTRIGVLGLTFKAGTGDLRESPAVAIARQLSRHEAVVTAYDPCVSESDHTDLDGIQVVDDPYLVAKGAAAIVILTEWPEFRALDWGKLASYVDQAVIVDTRNLLDERQLSEAGFTVLGTGKVAVAERA; this comes from the coding sequence ATGGGTAATCGTGTCGGCGTGGTGGGTGCCGGTTATGTCGGACTGACCAGCGCCGCCTGCCTCGCGCACCTGGGTCATCACGTGGTGTGTGTCGACAACGACGACACCAAGGTCGACGCGCTGCGCGCGGGTACGGTCTCGATCGTCGAACCAGGTCTGCCCGAACTGGTCCGGGAAAATCTCGCGGAGAACCGGCTCGTCTTCACCACCGACCCCGGGGAACTGCGCGAATGCGAAGTGGTTCTCCTGTGCCTGCCCACCCCGATGGGTGCCGGCGGGACGGCCGACCTCGGCATCCTCGAGAACGCGCTAGACGCTCTCGCTCCCGTTCTCGCGCCCGAGTGCGTGCTGGTCACCAAATCCACCGTTCCGGTAGGGACCGCGGCGCGAATACGCGCGGGTCTCGCCGACCGGCCGATCGTCAGCAATCCCGAATTCCTGCGGGAGGGCCGCGCGGTCGAGGACTTCCTGAGCCCCGATCGGGTGCTGATCGGGGCCGACGAGCCGGACCGGGAGGCCGCCGACCGGGTGGCCGCGCTGTACGCCGGGACGGGCGCGCCGGTGCTGCGCTCCGACTCGGCCAGTGCGGAACTCGCCAAATACGCGAGCAACGCGTTCCTCGCGGTCAAGCTGTCCTTCGTCAATACGCTCGCCGAGCTCTGCGAACAGGTCGGCGCCGATATCACCAAGGTCACCGAGGCGATGGGCCTCGACGATCGGATCGGTCCCGCCTTCCTCGCACCCGGACCAGGCTGGGGCGGTTCCTGCCTGCCCAAGGACACGCGGGCACTGCTGCGCGGCGCGGAGGCGACCGGCGTGGATTTCGCGCTGGTCCGAGACGCGCTGCGCGCCAACGACTATCAGCGCGCGCTGGTGATGCGCAAGGTCCGGCGGGCGGTCACCGGAGCGGTGGACGGGTCGCTGGCGAAAACTCGCATCGGCGTGCTCGGTCTCACCTTCAAAGCCGGGACGGGCGACCTGCGCGAATCCCCCGCCGTGGCGATCGCACGGCAGCTTTCCCGGCACGAGGCCGTGGTCACCGCCTACGACCCGTGCGTGTCCGAGTCGGACCACACCGATCTCGATGGCATTCAGGTGGTCGACGACCCGTATCTGGTCGCCAAGGGCGCCGCGGCGATCGTGATCCTCACCGAATGGCCCGAGTTCCGTGCGCTCGACTGGGGCAAACTCGCCAGTTACGTGGACCAGGCCGTGATCGTCGATACCCGCAACCTGCTCGATGAACGTCAGTTGAGCGAGGCCGGTTTCACGGTGCTGGGCACCGGCAAGGTGGCAGTGGCCGAACGCGCCTGA
- a CDS encoding glycosyltransferase family 9 protein — MALSRSILVLRALGLGDLLTAVPALRGLRAAYPADRVVLAAPEGLRDLVELIDAVDELLPTAGLGALPQLEPPRLAVNLHGSGPESIRDLRAVGADELLTHRHPDFPELPGPEWNPDLHEVDRWCRLLAYSGIDADPAALRLPEPPGPPVESNVVVLHPGAAYPARRWPVDRFARVARELTAEGHRVVLTGSPAEVPLATAVAEQAELPPDTVYAGRTGLAELAALVAAAALVVCGDTGVGHLATAFGTPSVLIFGPTPPARWGPPAAAQHRTLWAGRVGDPHGDQPDPGLLMVRPEHVLTAASGLLGEKVRHG; from the coding sequence GTGGCCTTGAGCCGCTCGATTCTCGTGCTCCGCGCGCTGGGGCTCGGCGACCTGCTGACCGCCGTGCCGGCGTTGCGCGGGCTACGCGCGGCCTACCCGGCGGACCGGGTGGTGCTCGCCGCGCCGGAGGGACTACGCGATCTGGTCGAGCTCATCGACGCCGTCGACGAGTTGCTGCCCACCGCCGGTCTGGGCGCGCTGCCGCAGTTGGAGCCGCCGCGACTGGCGGTCAACCTGCACGGCAGCGGACCGGAAAGCATCCGTGATCTCCGCGCTGTCGGCGCGGACGAGCTGCTGACCCATCGCCACCCGGATTTTCCGGAATTGCCGGGCCCGGAATGGAACCCGGACCTGCACGAAGTGGACCGCTGGTGCCGGCTGTTGGCTTACAGCGGAATCGACGCCGATCCGGCAGCGTTGCGGCTGCCGGAGCCGCCCGGGCCGCCGGTCGAGTCGAATGTCGTCGTCCTCCATCCCGGTGCGGCCTATCCCGCGCGGCGCTGGCCCGTCGATCGCTTCGCGCGCGTCGCCCGGGAACTGACCGCCGAGGGCCACCGCGTGGTGCTCACCGGATCACCGGCGGAAGTGCCGTTGGCTACCGCCGTCGCCGAGCAGGCGGAGCTACCGCCGGACACGGTGTACGCGGGCCGCACCGGTCTCGCGGAACTGGCCGCACTGGTGGCGGCCGCGGCCTTGGTCGTGTGCGGAGACACCGGCGTCGGACATCTCGCCACCGCGTTCGGCACTCCCTCGGTGCTGATCTTCGGTCCTACGCCACCGGCTCGATGGGGACCGCCCGCCGCGGCCCAGCATCGAACGCTGTGGGCCGGGCGCGTCGGGGATCCGCACGGCGACCAGCCAGACCCCGGGTTGCTCATGGTGCGACCCGAACACGTACTGACAGCCGCGTCCGGTCTACTCGGAGAGAAGGTGCGCCATGGGTAA
- a CDS encoding CocE/NonD family hydrolase, which translates to MHTVESFPYEVRVTENVFIPMRDGTRLAARLWRPVTDEPLPAVFEYIPYRKRDLTRARDALNHPYLAGHGYVAVRVDLRGSGDSDGVLRDEYLAAEHDDACDVIEWLAAQPWCDGNVGMMGISWGGFNSLQVAARRPPALKAIVSASATEDLYVDNMHYMGGCLLSDNLSEATVMFAFNSLPPDPEIVGDRWREMWQERLVGSGLWIEQWLEHQHRDDYWKRASVNEDYSAVRCPVLAVGGWADGYTNAIFRLLEHLDVPRRGLIGPWGHKYPHLGVPGPAIGFLQELVRWWDHWLKGRDTGIMDEPMLRAWMQDSISPHPSYADRPGRWVGEPQWPTPHIDQRRFVLGRYVMSEDPEAVQARELSVQSPLSVGMFAGKWASYAATPDLPSDQRDEDGGSLVFETDELTETFEVLGLPALDLEIAADRPNAMVAARLSDVAPNGEATRVTYGLLNLTHRNGSATPEPLEPGRAYRVRVPLNGLAHSFPAGHRIRLSVSSSYWPLAWPSPEPAMLTISTGRSALTLPHRPPRAEDDRLRPFDPPEAAPEAPATRVEPGKHHWKVERDLASGVSTLEIENDQGTVVLDDVGTLVRGATTEWFSFRHNDVTSVRGETRTLRRLERDDWRTEVITNTVLRCTAEDFVLDARLDAFELEDQATDPRTVRKRVYSQNWQRRIPRNLV; encoded by the coding sequence GTGCACACGGTCGAATCGTTCCCCTACGAGGTACGCGTCACCGAAAACGTCTTCATCCCCATGCGCGACGGCACGCGTCTGGCGGCCCGGTTGTGGCGACCGGTCACCGACGAACCGTTGCCCGCGGTCTTCGAGTACATCCCGTACCGCAAACGCGATCTCACGCGCGCGCGTGATGCCCTCAACCACCCGTATCTCGCCGGGCACGGCTATGTGGCCGTGCGCGTCGACCTGCGCGGCAGCGGTGATTCCGACGGCGTGCTGCGCGACGAGTACCTCGCGGCCGAGCACGACGACGCCTGCGACGTCATCGAATGGCTGGCCGCGCAGCCCTGGTGTGACGGCAATGTCGGCATGATGGGCATCTCCTGGGGCGGGTTCAACAGCCTGCAGGTCGCCGCGCGCCGGCCGCCCGCGCTGAAGGCGATCGTCAGCGCCTCCGCCACCGAGGATCTGTACGTCGACAACATGCACTACATGGGTGGCTGCCTGCTCTCGGACAATCTGTCCGAGGCGACGGTCATGTTCGCGTTCAACAGCCTGCCGCCCGACCCCGAGATCGTGGGGGACCGGTGGCGCGAGATGTGGCAGGAACGTCTCGTCGGCAGCGGATTGTGGATCGAACAGTGGCTCGAGCACCAGCATCGCGACGACTACTGGAAACGGGCCTCCGTCAACGAGGACTACAGCGCGGTGCGGTGCCCGGTGCTGGCGGTCGGCGGGTGGGCCGACGGTTACACCAACGCGATCTTCCGGCTGCTCGAGCATCTGGACGTGCCGCGTCGCGGCCTGATCGGGCCGTGGGGTCACAAGTACCCGCATCTGGGCGTGCCCGGACCGGCGATCGGATTCCTGCAGGAACTGGTCCGCTGGTGGGATCACTGGCTCAAGGGCCGCGACACCGGAATCATGGACGAGCCGATGTTGCGCGCGTGGATGCAGGACAGCATCTCGCCGCATCCGTCCTACGCGGACCGGCCCGGCCGCTGGGTGGGCGAACCGCAGTGGCCCACACCGCATATCGATCAGCGCCGATTCGTCCTCGGGCGGTACGTCATGTCCGAAGATCCCGAGGCGGTGCAGGCCCGGGAGCTGTCCGTGCAGTCGCCGCTGAGCGTCGGCATGTTCGCCGGTAAATGGGCGTCCTACGCGGCGACACCGGACCTGCCGTCCGATCAACGCGACGAGGACGGCGGTTCGCTGGTCTTCGAAACGGACGAGCTGACCGAGACCTTCGAAGTGCTCGGCCTACCGGCCCTCGACCTGGAGATAGCGGCGGATCGGCCCAACGCGATGGTCGCCGCCCGGCTCTCCGATGTCGCGCCCAACGGTGAGGCGACCCGGGTGACCTACGGCCTGCTCAACCTCACTCACCGGAATGGCAGCGCGACGCCGGAACCGCTCGAACCGGGCCGTGCCTACCGCGTGCGCGTGCCGCTCAACGGCTTGGCGCACTCCTTCCCGGCCGGGCATCGGATCCGGCTGTCGGTGTCCTCGTCGTATTGGCCGCTGGCCTGGCCCTCCCCGGAGCCGGCGATGCTGACGATCTCCACCGGGCGCAGCGCGTTGACCTTGCCGCACCGCCCGCCGCGCGCCGAGGACGATCGGCTGCGGCCGTTCGATCCACCGGAGGCCGCACCCGAAGCGCCCGCTACCCGCGTCGAACCCGGTAAACACCACTGGAAGGTCGAGCGCGACCTGGCCAGCGGCGTGTCCACCCTCGAGATCGAGAACGACCAGGGGACCGTCGTCCTCGACGATGTCGGCACCCTGGTGCGCGGCGCCACCACGGAGTGGTTCAGTTTCCGCCACAACGACGTCACCTCGGTACGCGGCGAAACCCGCACCCTGCGCCGGTTAGAGCGCGACGACTGGCGCACCGAGGTGATCACGAACACCGTCTTGCGGTGTACGGCCGAGGACTTCGTGCTGGACGCGCGACTCGACGCCTTCGAACTGGAAGATCAGGCGACAGACCCGCGCACTGTGCGCAAGCGGGTGTATTCACAGAACTGGCAGCGCCGGATTCCGCGCAATCTGGTCTGA
- a CDS encoding PfkB family carbohydrate kinase, whose product MKPLVVLGDAILDVDIEGVAERLCPEAPVPVVDVQREWRRPGGAGLAAALAAQSVEEVCLITAVADDPDGHTLTQLLRRHVEVVPLALRGETVRKTRVRAAGQSVVRLDTGGGTADIGSVNAAVLDTLRAAGAILVADYGRGVAAHPRIRQVLTELARTVPVVWDPHPRGPAPTPGASLVSPNLKEARQFAPGYAEADELAKVLRDEWAADSVAVTTGADGAVLANGKRLSVVPVPVEVQVAGHIRSDTCGAGDRFAAAAAAALLGGSTVAEAVSHAVEAAATFVAAGGAATMSTCDSTSVAATATGGSAFEVAARIRSRGGKLVATGGCFDLLHPGHVSLLRQARAMGDALVVCLNSDASVRNLKGPSRPIVAAPDRARLLTELASVDAVVIFDEPTPSAVLDRLRPDIWVKGGDYTGADLPEADVVRGYGGEIALIPTVPGYSTSQLVAAAQSAD is encoded by the coding sequence ATGAAGCCGCTGGTGGTGCTCGGCGATGCCATCCTCGATGTCGACATCGAGGGGGTGGCCGAACGGTTGTGTCCCGAAGCGCCCGTGCCCGTGGTCGACGTGCAACGGGAATGGCGGCGGCCCGGCGGCGCCGGCTTGGCGGCCGCGCTGGCGGCGCAGTCGGTCGAGGAGGTCTGTCTCATCACCGCGGTCGCCGACGACCCGGACGGCCACACGCTCACCCAACTGCTCCGGCGGCACGTAGAGGTCGTCCCGCTGGCGCTGCGCGGTGAGACGGTCCGCAAAACCCGCGTCCGAGCCGCAGGGCAGTCCGTAGTGCGGCTCGACACCGGCGGCGGCACCGCCGATATCGGTTCGGTGAACGCGGCGGTGCTCGATACGCTGCGCGCCGCCGGTGCCATCCTGGTCGCGGATTACGGTCGAGGCGTCGCCGCGCATCCGCGGATTCGGCAGGTGCTGACCGAACTGGCCCGGACCGTGCCGGTGGTGTGGGATCCACATCCGCGCGGCCCGGCGCCGACGCCCGGTGCGTCGCTGGTCTCGCCGAACCTGAAGGAGGCGCGCCAATTCGCGCCGGGATACGCCGAAGCGGACGAGCTGGCGAAAGTGCTCCGGGACGAGTGGGCCGCCGATTCCGTCGCGGTCACCACCGGCGCCGACGGCGCGGTGCTGGCCAACGGCAAGCGGCTCAGCGTGGTACCGGTGCCCGTCGAGGTTCAGGTCGCGGGCCACATCCGCTCGGACACCTGCGGTGCCGGCGATCGCTTCGCCGCCGCCGCGGCCGCCGCCCTGCTCGGCGGGTCGACGGTGGCGGAAGCGGTGTCGCACGCGGTGGAAGCGGCGGCCACCTTCGTGGCGGCGGGCGGCGCGGCGACCATGTCGACCTGTGACAGCACCTCGGTCGCCGCCACCGCGACGGGCGGCTCGGCCTTCGAGGTGGCGGCCCGAATCCGGTCCCGCGGCGGCAAGCTGGTCGCCACCGGCGGCTGCTTCGACCTGCTGCACCCGGGCCATGTGAGTCTGCTGCGCCAGGCGCGGGCCATGGGTGACGCGCTGGTGGTCTGTCTCAATTCCGATGCGTCCGTGCGGAATCTGAAAGGACCGAGCCGCCCGATCGTGGCCGCACCCGACCGGGCCCGCCTGCTCACCGAACTCGCCTCGGTGGACGCCGTCGTCATATTCGACGAACCGACACCGAGCGCGGTACTGGACCGGCTGCGTCCCGATATCTGGGTCAAAGGCGGTGATTACACCGGCGCGGACCTGCCGGAGGCCGATGTCGTTCGCGGCTACGGCGGCGAAATAGCCCTGATTCCCACGGTTCCCGGCTACTCGACCTCACAACTGGTCGCAGCGGCCCAGTCCGCCGATTGA
- a CDS encoding DUF2795 domain-containing protein: MGQNPIQVQKYLSGVDYPCDRDGIVSAARDNGADQGIIKALESMPDRVYNGPNAVSEAVS; the protein is encoded by the coding sequence ATGGGCCAGAATCCGATCCAGGTGCAGAAATACTTGTCCGGTGTCGACTACCCGTGTGACCGCGACGGCATTGTCTCGGCCGCCCGCGACAACGGGGCCGACCAGGGCATCATCAAAGCGCTCGAGTCGATGCCCGACCGGGTCTACAACGGACCCAACGCGGTCAGCGAAGCTGTCTCGTAG
- a CDS encoding glycosyltransferase family 9 protein, whose translation MTGRALVARLDNAGDVLLAGPCVRAVAAHTDSVTLLAGPRGRAAAELLPGVDRVVTWCAPWIDLEPPPVTSAGMTAFVDEIRSLELDLALILTSFHQSPLPLALLLRMAGVPWIGAISDDYPGALLDLRHRVDGDPPEAERALSLATAAGFRLPPGDDGKLAVRRPLPDVSGVTGEPGYVVVHPAASVPARQPSTAKAAAIVAALAEAGHRVIVTGGRSERALTAAVAGAHGTDLGGDTTLAELAAVLRDASVVVAPNTGPAHLAAAVGTPVVSLFAPVVPAERWAPYGVPVAVLGDQHAACRGTRARECPVAGHPCLESITPEEVVRVTEQLSAGRLGRLRDRSMT comes from the coding sequence GTGACCGGGCGCGCGCTGGTAGCGCGGCTGGACAACGCCGGTGACGTGCTGTTGGCGGGGCCGTGCGTGCGCGCGGTGGCGGCACACACCGATTCGGTGACCTTGCTGGCGGGTCCGCGCGGTCGCGCGGCGGCCGAACTGCTGCCCGGTGTGGACCGCGTCGTCACCTGGTGCGCGCCGTGGATCGATCTGGAGCCGCCACCGGTGACCTCGGCGGGCATGACGGCGTTCGTCGACGAAATACGTTCGCTGGAACTGGATCTCGCGTTGATCCTCACTTCCTTCCACCAGTCCCCGCTGCCGCTGGCGCTGCTGCTCCGGATGGCGGGCGTGCCGTGGATCGGTGCGATCTCCGACGACTACCCCGGCGCACTGCTGGATCTGCGCCATCGCGTCGACGGTGATCCGCCCGAGGCCGAACGGGCCCTGTCGCTCGCAACGGCGGCCGGTTTCCGGTTGCCGCCCGGCGACGACGGGAAACTCGCTGTCCGCCGGCCGTTGCCGGATGTCTCCGGGGTGACCGGCGAACCCGGCTATGTAGTGGTCCATCCGGCGGCCTCGGTACCGGCGCGGCAGCCGTCCACCGCCAAGGCGGCCGCCATCGTGGCCGCCCTGGCCGAGGCCGGGCATCGAGTGATCGTGACCGGCGGCCGATCCGAGCGCGCGCTCACCGCCGCGGTCGCCGGTGCGCACGGCACCGACCTCGGCGGCGACACCACGCTGGCCGAGCTCGCCGCGGTGCTGCGTGATGCGAGTGTCGTGGTGGCGCCCAACACCGGTCCGGCCCATCTCGCCGCCGCCGTCGGAACGCCGGTGGTTTCCCTGTTCGCGCCGGTGGTGCCCGCCGAACGGTGGGCGCCCTATGGGGTGCCGGTGGCGGTGCTCGGTGATCAGCACGCCGCCTGCCGCGGCACCAGGGCGCGCGAATGTCCGGTCGCGGGGCATCCCTGCCTCGAATCGATCACTCCGGAAGAAGTCGTCCGGGTGACGGAACAACTCAGCGCAGGCAGGTTGGGTCGTCTGCGGGACAGGAGTATGACGTGA
- a CDS encoding SDR family oxidoreductase, whose product MRTLGNILITGGASGLGAAVTAAVRDNGGRPLVIDRVQPEHPVDFAQADLADTAATEAAVRQLIERADGRIDGVFTAAGTDACGPLDAVPTAKWENVVRVNLLGTVAVIRAALPALRESNGTVVTCASTLGIKAVGDATAYCASKFGVVGFTRALAAETAGSVGVTLLIPGGMHTAFFDDRDEQYKPPPDAKLNRPEDVADTVVFALRQPPGCEVREMVVCASVEGSWP is encoded by the coding sequence ATGCGAACCCTTGGCAATATCTTGATCACCGGCGGAGCCTCCGGGCTCGGCGCGGCGGTGACCGCGGCCGTCCGTGACAACGGCGGCCGGCCCCTCGTGATCGACCGGGTCCAGCCCGAGCACCCCGTCGATTTCGCGCAAGCCGACCTAGCCGATACCGCCGCCACCGAAGCGGCGGTCCGGCAGCTCATCGAACGCGCGGACGGTCGCATCGACGGCGTCTTCACCGCCGCCGGTACCGATGCCTGCGGTCCGCTGGACGCCGTGCCGACCGCGAAGTGGGAGAACGTGGTCCGGGTGAATCTGCTCGGCACCGTGGCCGTCATCCGGGCCGCCCTACCCGCTCTGCGGGAGAGCAACGGAACGGTGGTCACCTGCGCGTCGACACTGGGTATCAAGGCGGTCGGTGACGCCACCGCCTATTGCGCGTCGAAATTCGGCGTCGTCGGGTTCACCCGGGCGCTGGCCGCCGAGACCGCCGGCAGCGTCGGTGTGACCCTGTTGATTCCCGGCGGCATGCACACGGCGTTTTTCGACGACCGCGACGAGCAGTACAAGCCGCCGCCGGACGCCAAGCTCAACCGGCCCGAAGATGTCGCCGACACAGTGGTTTTCGCGTTGCGCCAACCACCGGGATGCGAGGTGCGGGAAATGGTCGTCTGCGCGTCGGTCGAGGGATCGTGGCCTTGA